In Arthrobacter sp. SLBN-83, one DNA window encodes the following:
- a CDS encoding S1 family peptidase — protein MNADTLRRVLTLAAATGMLASSAYIAGPAFGAGEADSGQAVGTGNSTAVPTTAAPASPLPSTAASPKTGISSGLSEAALADAVERDLKLTPQQFQAAGELGAQAAAAAVQLRQLPGYVGIRLEGTSIVVTGSGPELQAAVAALAGRVHGLTLEAPAPQQSAPAVAPSSSAAPSPPSPVSPSALAAVEGTRSELAVSTEQLFQAYVRDVGPQGLQAVLAAAGGKFVIRTGGINTPESLSASSGTAAGAATSAQGKVSPAQFVSRYANVELDGGAPIKPEADVPGGMGYQTDIGFVCSTGFSAFDPAGVPAVLTAGHCASDGAAKTATLEFQFNKLGLLGKFGFSQFGGPGNSRVVENPVDPNNPGNVGTDISVVQSLRQDINPLPAASTWGDPSQPGPDVKIIGSADPVVGMPICRSGRTSAWSCGTVDAVGIFIVPGAAFATDPTDLRAFNGFLSYGVQSSGGDSGGPYLSGNYAVGTHSAGDTPDANGNVIQNFAVGATLRDSLAVLPGYQLELFLNKPTVTAPASGETYQPGQVISGQVAAAPASAVAKGSKVRVTIQGEDPFEVPVEAGNWSFQAPQGTGTLRFTAETVNGFSTSGANSFEFAPAAAEPPAPPAPTDPGPTTPPASPAPTGPAPSNPSPTNPPPASPSPAAPTETPVVVIPPSSTPAPSVPADLANTGGNRNNPADSGGLAYTGADGLIAAAIAAVAALAVGILLMLVVRRRKGRSTN, from the coding sequence ATGAACGCGGACACACTGCGACGGGTCCTCACCCTTGCCGCTGCCACCGGAATGCTGGCCTCATCGGCGTACATTGCCGGCCCCGCCTTCGGTGCCGGCGAAGCGGATTCCGGGCAGGCAGTTGGGACCGGGAACAGCACTGCCGTGCCAACCACGGCGGCACCGGCCAGCCCGTTGCCGTCAACCGCTGCTTCGCCTAAAACAGGCATCTCCTCGGGCCTTTCCGAAGCGGCGCTGGCCGACGCAGTTGAGCGCGACCTCAAGCTGACGCCCCAACAATTCCAGGCCGCGGGGGAACTTGGCGCCCAGGCCGCAGCCGCCGCGGTACAGCTGCGCCAGCTGCCCGGTTACGTGGGCATCCGGCTCGAGGGCACTTCCATCGTGGTGACCGGCTCCGGTCCTGAACTGCAAGCTGCTGTTGCTGCGCTCGCCGGCAGGGTTCACGGACTGACCCTTGAAGCCCCGGCTCCCCAACAGTCGGCACCTGCGGTTGCGCCGTCGTCGTCCGCTGCTCCGTCTCCACCATCACCGGTGTCGCCAAGCGCCCTCGCGGCCGTCGAAGGCACCCGCTCGGAGCTCGCAGTAAGCACAGAACAGCTGTTCCAGGCGTATGTGCGCGACGTCGGCCCCCAGGGGCTGCAGGCAGTGCTGGCTGCAGCGGGCGGAAAGTTCGTGATCAGGACCGGCGGCATCAACACGCCGGAGTCGCTGTCCGCCTCCTCCGGAACCGCGGCCGGTGCCGCCACCTCGGCACAGGGGAAGGTGTCGCCAGCGCAGTTCGTGTCCCGCTACGCCAACGTGGAGCTCGACGGCGGCGCGCCGATCAAGCCCGAGGCCGACGTTCCCGGCGGCATGGGCTACCAGACGGACATCGGATTCGTCTGCTCCACCGGCTTTTCCGCATTCGACCCGGCAGGTGTGCCCGCTGTCCTCACCGCCGGGCACTGCGCGTCCGATGGGGCAGCGAAAACCGCCACCCTGGAATTCCAGTTCAACAAGCTGGGACTCCTGGGCAAGTTCGGTTTTAGCCAGTTTGGCGGCCCGGGCAACTCCCGGGTGGTCGAGAATCCGGTTGACCCCAACAATCCCGGAAACGTGGGAACGGACATATCCGTCGTCCAGTCTCTGCGGCAGGACATCAATCCGCTTCCGGCTGCCAGCACGTGGGGGGACCCGTCCCAGCCCGGTCCGGACGTGAAGATTATTGGGTCCGCCGATCCCGTGGTGGGAATGCCCATCTGCCGGTCGGGACGGACATCGGCGTGGTCCTGCGGAACGGTGGACGCGGTGGGGATCTTCATAGTGCCAGGGGCGGCCTTCGCCACGGACCCCACTGACCTCCGCGCCTTCAACGGCTTCCTGTCCTACGGCGTGCAGTCCAGCGGCGGTGACTCCGGGGGCCCTTACCTGAGCGGCAATTATGCCGTGGGCACGCACTCAGCCGGCGACACCCCTGACGCGAACGGCAACGTCATCCAGAACTTTGCCGTGGGGGCCACCCTGCGGGACAGCCTGGCGGTGCTGCCGGGCTACCAGTTGGAACTCTTCCTCAACAAGCCAACCGTAACGGCGCCGGCATCCGGCGAAACCTACCAGCCGGGACAGGTCATCAGCGGCCAGGTTGCTGCGGCTCCGGCGTCGGCCGTGGCTAAGGGCAGCAAGGTCCGGGTCACCATCCAGGGCGAAGATCCGTTCGAGGTGCCCGTGGAGGCAGGGAACTGGAGCTTCCAGGCGCCGCAGGGCACGGGTACGCTCCGCTTCACGGCTGAGACTGTGAACGGGTTCAGCACGTCGGGGGCAAACAGCTTTGAGTTTGCTCCAGCAGCAGCGGAACCGCCGGCCCCACCGGCCCCTACTGACCCGGGTCCCACGACGCCGCCGGCAAGCCCCGCACCGACGGGTCCGGCGCCAAGCAACCCCTCCCCGACCAACCCGCCCCCCGCAAGCCCGTCACCTGCCGCGCCGACGGAAACACCCGTCGTCGTGATTCCGCCGTCAAGCACCCCGGCGCCCAGTGTCCCCGCGGACCTGGCCAACACCGGCGGAAACCGCAACAATCCCGCCGATTCGGGCGGCCTGGCCTACACCGGAGCCGACGGGCTGATTGCCGCAGCGATTGCCGCAGTGGCTGCGCTCGCCGTCGGAATCCTGCTGATGCTGGTGGTCCGCCGCCGGAAGGGCCGCTCCACCAACTAG
- a CDS encoding DUF4397 domain-containing protein, producing MRKMTYAAGALSLAASLAFAAPAQAGGWHHHDDPAQLSVLHAVPGLTVDVWVNGKLTLDDFTPGTLAGPLELPAGDYKIAITAADATSADNPVIGPVNVELDEGRNYTAVAHLDADGAPTASLFTNDTKAPRNDEKGKLTVRHVAAAPAVDVLAGGVPVIEGLSNPDEAKLKLKAGTISATVAAAGTTDPVIGPADITVEGGKNTIVYAWGSLADGNLAVAVQVVDGKDQGRGRH from the coding sequence ATGCGCAAAATGACCTACGCCGCCGGAGCACTCTCGCTCGCTGCTTCGCTGGCCTTCGCCGCTCCCGCCCAGGCCGGCGGCTGGCACCACCACGACGACCCGGCCCAGCTTTCTGTCCTGCACGCCGTTCCGGGCCTGACCGTGGACGTGTGGGTGAACGGCAAGCTCACCCTCGACGACTTCACTCCGGGCACCCTGGCCGGGCCGCTGGAACTGCCTGCCGGGGACTACAAGATCGCCATCACCGCTGCCGACGCCACCAGCGCCGACAACCCGGTGATCGGGCCGGTCAACGTGGAACTCGACGAGGGCCGGAACTACACCGCTGTGGCCCACCTGGATGCCGACGGCGCACCCACCGCGTCACTTTTCACGAACGACACCAAAGCCCCCCGCAACGATGAGAAGGGCAAGCTCACGGTCAGGCACGTAGCCGCGGCCCCCGCCGTCGACGTACTGGCAGGTGGGGTTCCGGTGATTGAGGGACTCAGCAATCCGGACGAAGCGAAATTGAAGCTGAAGGCCGGCACCATTTCGGCCACCGTGGCCGCGGCGGGAACCACCGATCCCGTGATCGGCCCGGCGGACATCACGGTGGAAGGCGGGAAGAACACCATCGTTTACGCCTGGGGAAGCCTGGCCGACGGCAACTTGGCCGTAGCCGTCCAGGTGGTTGACGGCAAGGACCAGGGGCGCGGTCGGCACTGA
- a CDS encoding PaaI family thioesterase encodes MNAPSPADAAGNQPSEHELWKITLGELDEKMGVKILEESVERVVATMPVEGNRQSFGLLHGGASLAVGEAVGSWAAVIHASTMGKTAVGVDVSATHHRSAREGQVTITATPIHLGGTLTTHEVLITNEAGQRLCTLRITNLLMKRKN; translated from the coding sequence ATGAACGCCCCGTCCCCCGCGGATGCCGCCGGCAACCAGCCGTCCGAGCATGAACTCTGGAAGATCACCCTCGGCGAGCTGGACGAGAAGATGGGCGTGAAGATCCTGGAGGAGTCCGTGGAGCGCGTGGTGGCCACCATGCCCGTGGAGGGGAACAGGCAGTCGTTCGGGCTGCTGCACGGCGGCGCTTCCCTGGCCGTGGGCGAGGCCGTGGGGTCCTGGGCTGCGGTAATCCATGCCAGCACCATGGGAAAGACTGCGGTGGGCGTGGACGTTTCCGCCACCCACCACCGCTCCGCGCGGGAGGGCCAGGTGACCATCACGGCCACCCCCATCCACCTTGGCGGCACCCTCACCACGCATGAGGTGCTGATCACCAACGAGGCAGGGCAGCGGCTGTGCACCCTGCGCATCACCAACCTGCTGATGAAGCGCAAAAACTGA
- the paaZ gene encoding phenylacetic acid degradation bifunctional protein PaaZ — protein sequence MTTTATAPQATVDTVETVPSFVRDAWWTPDAGSSASAVPVRDASTGEILAKVSTEGLDLGGVVEYGRTTGQAELGKLTFHQRALKLKELAQYLNARREHFYNYSFQTGATKIDSMVDIDGGIGVLFTFGSKGRRELPNSQVVVDGPMEVLSKDGSFAGEHIYTRIPGVAVQINAFNFPVWGMLEKFAPAFIAGVPTIVKPATPTGYVAAAVVKAIVESNILPKGSLQLVSGSVRGLLDVLDYRDLVAFTGSASTAKSLKAHPNVVEGGVRFTSETDSLNAAILGPDAVEGTPEFDAFVKSVVTEMTVKAGQKCTAIRRAIVPQELVPTVSAAIGKRITERVVLGDPRGEGVTMGALASVEQLEDVRAAVQSMLDAGGELAYGTLDSPSVTSADGTTGVVDGGAFMAPVVLNWDNPEAEAIHSLEAFGPVSSVIGYKDLADAVRLAARGGGSLVASVCTNDPEVARQLVTGIAAHHGRVLMLNREDARSSTGHGSPVPHLVHGGPGRAGGGEELGGIRSVLHHMQRTAIQGSPNMLTAVTGVWHAGADRNFTVETEGTHPFRKHLSTLRIGDAVRSDLRQVTLEDITAFANSTGDTFYAHTNQEAAEANPFFPGIVAHGYLLLSWGAGLFVEPAPGPVLANYGLENLRFITPVAAGDSIRVTLTAKKITPRETDEYGEVAWDAVLTNQNDEIVATYDVLTLVEK from the coding sequence ATGACCACCACCGCCACAGCCCCCCAGGCCACGGTCGACACCGTGGAGACAGTGCCCAGCTTCGTCAGGGACGCCTGGTGGACGCCCGACGCCGGCTCGTCGGCTTCTGCCGTCCCCGTCAGGGACGCGAGCACAGGGGAGATCCTGGCCAAGGTGAGCACCGAAGGCCTGGACCTCGGCGGCGTGGTGGAATACGGACGCACCACCGGCCAGGCTGAACTGGGCAAGCTGACCTTCCACCAGCGCGCCCTCAAGCTCAAGGAACTGGCCCAGTACCTGAATGCCCGCCGCGAGCACTTTTACAACTACTCTTTCCAGACGGGTGCCACCAAGATCGATTCCATGGTGGACATCGACGGCGGCATCGGCGTCCTCTTCACCTTCGGCTCCAAGGGCCGGCGCGAGCTGCCCAACTCCCAGGTGGTGGTGGACGGCCCCATGGAGGTGCTCTCCAAGGATGGCTCCTTCGCCGGCGAACACATCTACACCCGCATTCCCGGCGTCGCCGTCCAGATCAATGCCTTCAACTTTCCCGTCTGGGGCATGCTCGAGAAATTCGCCCCCGCGTTCATTGCCGGCGTCCCCACCATCGTGAAGCCCGCCACCCCCACCGGCTACGTTGCTGCCGCCGTGGTCAAGGCCATCGTGGAATCCAACATCCTGCCCAAGGGTTCGCTGCAGCTGGTCTCCGGCTCGGTCCGCGGCCTGCTGGACGTGCTGGACTACCGCGACCTGGTGGCCTTCACCGGTTCCGCCTCCACCGCCAAGTCGCTGAAGGCCCACCCCAACGTGGTGGAGGGAGGGGTCCGTTTCACTTCCGAGACCGACTCCCTGAATGCCGCGATCCTTGGCCCCGACGCCGTGGAGGGCACCCCGGAGTTCGACGCTTTCGTCAAGTCCGTGGTCACCGAAATGACCGTCAAGGCCGGCCAGAAGTGCACCGCCATCCGGCGCGCCATTGTGCCGCAGGAGCTGGTGCCGACGGTCTCCGCCGCCATCGGCAAGCGCATCACCGAGCGGGTCGTCCTGGGTGACCCGCGCGGCGAGGGCGTCACCATGGGCGCGCTGGCCTCGGTGGAACAGCTGGAGGACGTCCGTGCCGCCGTGCAGTCCATGCTCGACGCCGGTGGTGAGCTTGCGTACGGAACGCTTGATTCGCCGTCGGTCACCTCAGCCGACGGAACCACCGGGGTAGTGGACGGCGGCGCGTTCATGGCCCCCGTGGTCCTGAACTGGGACAACCCGGAAGCGGAAGCCATCCACTCGCTGGAGGCGTTCGGGCCGGTATCGTCCGTGATCGGCTACAAGGACCTGGCCGACGCCGTGCGGCTGGCCGCCCGCGGCGGCGGGTCCCTGGTGGCGTCGGTCTGCACCAACGATCCCGAGGTGGCCCGCCAGCTGGTCACCGGCATCGCGGCGCACCATGGCCGCGTCCTGATGCTCAACCGCGAGGACGCCCGCAGCTCGACAGGCCACGGCTCGCCGGTTCCGCACCTGGTCCACGGCGGCCCGGGACGTGCCGGCGGCGGCGAGGAACTGGGCGGCATCCGGTCCGTGCTGCACCACATGCAGCGCACCGCCATCCAGGGCTCCCCGAACATGCTCACCGCCGTCACCGGGGTGTGGCACGCCGGGGCCGACCGCAACTTCACGGTGGAGACCGAGGGAACGCACCCGTTCCGGAAGCACCTCTCCACCTTGCGGATCGGCGACGCCGTCCGCTCCGACCTGCGGCAGGTCACGCTGGAGGACATCACCGCGTTTGCCAACTCCACCGGCGACACGTTCTACGCCCACACCAACCAGGAAGCGGCGGAGGCGAACCCGTTCTTCCCGGGGATCGTGGCGCACGGCTATCTGCTGCTCAGCTGGGGCGCCGGACTGTTCGTGGAACCCGCGCCAGGCCCCGTGCTGGCCAACTACGGCCTGGAGAACCTGCGCTTCATCACGCCCGTGGCCGCCGGTGATTCCATCCGGGTGACCCTCACCGCCAAGAAAATCACTCCGCGCGAAACGGACGAGTACGGCGAGGTGGCCTGGGACGCCGTATTGACGAACCAGAACGACGAGATCGTGGCCACCTACGACGTCCTCACCCTCGTCGAAAAGTAA
- a CDS encoding VOC family protein translates to MSSVTTILPVDDAARAHSFYTEKLGLPHRGTTEDGHQLLGIDGGPLLELMPVSDGKHSEHTALSFEVANIEETVRDMEARGIRFQDYDLPTLRTENHICTTASEKCAWFMDTEHNILCIHENLGDKLEYQV, encoded by the coding sequence ATGAGTTCAGTAACAACCATCCTGCCGGTGGACGATGCAGCCCGCGCCCACAGCTTCTACACGGAGAAGCTGGGCCTTCCGCACCGCGGAACGACTGAAGATGGACACCAGTTGCTCGGCATCGACGGCGGCCCGTTGCTGGAGCTGATGCCGGTGTCCGACGGAAAGCATTCCGAGCACACCGCGCTGAGCTTTGAGGTGGCCAACATCGAGGAAACTGTCCGGGACATGGAAGCCCGGGGTATCCGGTTCCAGGATTACGACCTGCCCACCCTCAGGACGGAAAACCACATTTGCACCACGGCGTCCGAGAAGTGCGCCTGGTTCATGGACACGGAGCACAACATCCTGTGCATCCACGAGAACCTGGGTGACAAGCTGGAGTACCAGGTCTAG
- a CDS encoding S1C family serine protease: MSKASAPERSRHLHPAFGTVLGAGALTAALALSGCTGTPSPPNPSGTSSSQASSSSANATPASSSPGSPGSASPATGAGPDSGAAGNLPQLVENLSPSVVTIFTQSGLGSGVVYSADGLILTNEHVIHGATTVEVGFADGQRVEGTVKASDAVTDLALVQAKRTGLPKPTYQSTLPKVGEGALVLGSPLGFENTATAGIISGLHRSIPGSASNSLSLVDLIQTDAPISPGNSGGAVINMRGEVIGISEAYIPPSSGAVSLGFAIPAATAVDVAEELLKNGTAKHAYLGLTPGELTAQIAQQLGIQAGSGVVVLAADSDGPAGRAGIRPGDVLQSMEGVELTTPEKILAELRKRNPGDTVGFKVKRGDQTLDIKVDLTDRPANTTTR, translated from the coding sequence ATGAGCAAGGCCAGCGCGCCAGAGCGTTCACGCCATCTCCACCCGGCGTTCGGCACAGTGCTGGGCGCCGGTGCTCTCACGGCCGCCTTGGCCCTCAGCGGATGCACTGGCACGCCCAGCCCTCCCAACCCCAGCGGCACCTCCTCAAGCCAGGCATCGTCGTCGTCCGCCAACGCCACGCCGGCATCCTCCAGCCCAGGCTCCCCTGGTTCCGCCTCCCCAGCCACCGGCGCGGGCCCCGACTCCGGAGCGGCCGGGAACCTGCCCCAGCTCGTGGAGAACCTGTCACCATCCGTCGTCACCATCTTCACGCAGAGCGGCCTGGGCAGCGGCGTGGTGTACTCCGCCGACGGGCTGATCCTCACCAACGAGCACGTGATCCACGGCGCCACCACCGTTGAAGTGGGCTTCGCCGACGGTCAGCGCGTCGAGGGCACCGTGAAGGCCAGCGACGCCGTGACCGACCTTGCGCTGGTCCAGGCCAAGCGCACCGGCCTGCCCAAGCCCACGTACCAAAGCACCCTGCCCAAGGTGGGCGAGGGCGCATTGGTCCTGGGCTCCCCGCTTGGCTTCGAAAACACCGCCACCGCCGGAATCATCTCCGGGCTGCACCGCTCGATTCCCGGTTCGGCATCCAACAGCCTCTCCCTGGTGGACCTCATCCAGACCGATGCGCCAATCAGTCCCGGCAACTCCGGCGGCGCCGTGATCAACATGCGCGGTGAGGTGATCGGGATCAGCGAGGCCTACATCCCGCCGTCGTCCGGCGCTGTGTCCCTTGGCTTCGCCATCCCCGCCGCCACCGCCGTGGATGTCGCCGAGGAGCTGCTGAAAAACGGCACGGCCAAACACGCGTACCTCGGCCTGACTCCGGGCGAGCTGACCGCGCAGATCGCCCAGCAACTGGGCATCCAGGCAGGATCCGGCGTGGTGGTGCTCGCGGCAGACTCCGACGGGCCCGCGGGACGCGCCGGAATCCGCCCGGGAGACGTCCTGCAGTCCATGGAGGGTGTGGAACTGACCACGCCGGAGAAGATTCTGGCGGAACTGCGCAAGCGAAACCCGGGCGACACCGTAGGCTTCAAGGTCAAGCGTGGCGACCAGACGTTGGACATCAAGGTGGACCTCACCGACCGTCCTGCCAACACAACCACCCGATAG
- a CDS encoding TetR/AcrR family transcriptional regulator, translating into MPSASRTASTTDTSSTNGSSANGTAVNGTAKRGRPGYDQQSVLRIAVDVFNRHGYDATSMGILAENLGISKSAIYHHVPSKGDLLKLALDHALGGLEAILEQPEATSGAADARLEFVLRQTVAVLVDRLPFVTLLLRLRGNTEIERDALERRRAFDHKVAGLISAARDEGSLRADIDPRTVSRLLFGMINSIVEWYKPGGALSPKRLADDVITMAFDGLHADT; encoded by the coding sequence ATGCCCAGCGCCAGCAGAACTGCCAGCACCACCGATACCTCAAGCACCAACGGAAGTTCCGCCAACGGGACTGCCGTGAATGGCACAGCCAAGCGGGGCCGCCCCGGCTACGACCAGCAGTCCGTGCTGCGCATCGCCGTGGACGTATTCAACCGGCACGGCTACGACGCCACCTCCATGGGCATCCTGGCCGAGAACCTGGGCATCTCCAAGTCCGCCATCTACCACCACGTGCCATCCAAGGGCGATCTCCTCAAGCTCGCCCTTGACCACGCACTGGGCGGCCTCGAAGCCATCCTCGAACAGCCTGAGGCAACCTCCGGCGCCGCGGATGCCCGGCTGGAGTTTGTGCTGCGCCAGACGGTAGCCGTCCTGGTGGACCGCCTGCCCTTTGTCACCCTGCTGCTGCGCCTGCGCGGCAACACCGAGATCGAACGGGACGCCCTGGAACGCCGCCGCGCCTTCGACCACAAGGTGGCGGGCCTTATCTCAGCCGCCCGCGATGAGGGTTCCCTCCGCGCGGACATCGACCCCCGCACCGTTTCGCGGCTCCTGTTCGGCATGATCAACTCGATCGTGGAGTGGTACAAACCGGGCGGCGCACTCTCCCCGAAGCGGCTGGCCGACGACGTCATCACCATGGCCTTTGACGGCCTGCACGCGGACACATAG
- the paaK gene encoding phenylacetate--CoA ligase PaaK: protein MTLHAPETPAAAVSTPADTTAGTDAVLDREETISRDELEALQLQRLQHTVAYAYDRVPLYKRKFDEAGIHPSDLRELEDLGNFPFTTKEDLRQEYPFGMFAVPQHEVARIHASSGTTGRPTVVGYTKQDLADWAKLVARSFRASGIRPGMKVHNAYGYGLFTGGLGAHAGAEALGCTVIPMSGGQTERQIQLIQDFKPDAILATPTYLLTIADAMAHMGIDPASTSLKFAVLGAEPWTQEMRHELEVMMNIKACDIYGLSEVMGPGVAGEAVETQDGSHIWEDHFRPEIIDPFNPAPGKENVLRDGEHGELVFTSLTKEALPIIRYRTKDLTRLLPGTARPAHRRMGRITGRSDDMIILRGVNLFPSQIEEIALRIPELSPHFQLELTRAEGQRMDQLTVRIERRDAVTIEQSTTAARTLKEQIKIHVGSSCTVDVVEPGSLERSNGKLRRIYDLRPKA, encoded by the coding sequence ATGACCCTGCATGCCCCCGAAACCCCCGCCGCTGCCGTTTCCACCCCGGCGGACACCACAGCCGGCACGGACGCCGTCCTGGACCGCGAGGAAACCATCTCCCGCGACGAACTTGAGGCCCTGCAGCTCCAGCGGCTGCAGCACACCGTGGCCTACGCCTATGACCGGGTACCGCTGTACAAGCGCAAGTTCGATGAAGCGGGCATCCACCCCAGCGACCTGCGCGAACTCGAGGACCTTGGCAACTTCCCCTTCACCACCAAGGAGGACCTGCGCCAGGAGTACCCGTTTGGGATGTTTGCGGTGCCGCAACACGAAGTAGCCCGGATCCACGCCAGCTCCGGCACCACCGGCCGCCCCACGGTGGTCGGCTACACCAAGCAGGACCTGGCCGACTGGGCCAAGCTCGTTGCCCGCAGCTTCCGCGCCTCCGGCATCCGGCCGGGCATGAAGGTCCACAACGCCTACGGTTACGGCCTGTTCACCGGCGGCCTGGGCGCCCACGCCGGCGCCGAAGCCTTGGGCTGCACGGTCATCCCGATGTCCGGCGGCCAAACCGAACGCCAGATCCAGCTGATCCAGGACTTCAAGCCGGACGCCATCCTGGCCACGCCCACCTACCTGCTCACCATCGCCGACGCCATGGCGCACATGGGGATCGACCCAGCCTCCACCTCGCTCAAGTTCGCAGTCCTGGGCGCCGAGCCGTGGACCCAGGAGATGCGGCACGAGCTTGAGGTCATGATGAACATCAAGGCCTGCGACATCTACGGCCTGTCCGAGGTCATGGGCCCCGGCGTGGCCGGCGAGGCCGTGGAGACCCAGGACGGCAGCCACATCTGGGAGGACCACTTCCGCCCCGAAATCATCGACCCCTTCAACCCGGCCCCGGGCAAGGAAAACGTCCTGCGCGACGGCGAACACGGCGAACTCGTCTTCACCTCGCTCACCAAGGAAGCCCTCCCGATCATCCGCTACCGCACCAAGGACCTCACCCGGCTCCTGCCCGGCACGGCCCGCCCCGCGCACCGCCGCATGGGCCGCATCACCGGCCGCAGCGACGACATGATCATCCTGCGCGGCGTCAACCTCTTCCCGTCCCAGATCGAGGAAATTGCCCTGCGCATCCCCGAGCTCAGCCCGCACTTCCAGCTCGAACTCACCCGGGCCGAGGGCCAGCGGATGGACCAGCTGACCGTGCGCATCGAGCGCCGGGACGCCGTCACCATTGAGCAGAGCACGACGGCGGCACGCACCTTGAAGGAGCAGATCAAGATCCACGTGGGTTCTTCGTGCACCGTCGATGTCGTGGAGCCGGGCTCGCTTGAGCGGTCCAACGGCAAGCTGCGCCGCATCTACGACCTGCGTCCGAAGGCCTGA
- a CDS encoding hotdog fold thioesterase, whose translation MAETTLSGATHPILENDYASEWMGIEVLALSDGHATIRMTLRQEMLNGFGMAHGGMIFAFGDTAFALACNPIHPAPGEEATITVASGVDINFLKPAFRGQVLTAVADRRSSAGRSGLYDIQIFAADAATPASETQPSSPGELIAEFRGRSRTIPKK comes from the coding sequence ATGGCTGAGACCACTCTTTCCGGGGCCACCCACCCCATCCTGGAAAACGACTATGCCTCCGAATGGATGGGCATCGAGGTCCTGGCCCTTAGCGACGGCCACGCCACCATCCGGATGACCCTCCGGCAGGAAATGCTCAACGGTTTCGGCATGGCCCACGGCGGAATGATCTTCGCCTTCGGCGACACTGCCTTCGCCCTCGCGTGCAACCCCATCCACCCTGCACCGGGCGAGGAAGCCACCATCACGGTTGCCTCCGGCGTGGACATCAATTTCCTCAAGCCGGCCTTCCGCGGCCAGGTGCTCACCGCCGTCGCGGACCGCCGCTCCAGCGCCGGCCGCAGCGGGCTCTACGACATCCAGATCTTCGCCGCCGATGCCGCCACGCCGGCTTCCGAAACCCAGCCCAGTTCCCCGGGCGAGCTCATCGCCGAGTTCCGCGGACGCAGCCGCACCATCCCCAAGAAGTAG